In one window of Chelmon rostratus isolate fCheRos1 chromosome 19, fCheRos1.pri, whole genome shotgun sequence DNA:
- the pde6b gene encoding rod cGMP-specific 3',5'-cyclic phosphodiesterase subunit beta has product MGVQQADVEKFLQGNPSFAKQYFAKKMGPAPIAKVSGLPEKQIDFSQFQELGQFEESQIMYDLIKDMQENINMEKVVFKILKRIGALIHADRCSLFMYRQRNGIGELATRLFNVSTEAELDDCVVPPDSEIVYPMDLGIVGHVALTKKTVNVKDVTESQHFSSFVDELTDYNTRNVLATPILNGKDLVAVIMALNKTTGPHFTAEDEDLFLKYLKIASLNLKIFHLSYLHNCETRKGQLLLWSANKVFEELTDIERQFHKALYTVRAYLNCDRYSVGLLDMTKEKEFFDIWPVLMGEQAPYAGPVTPDGREIIFYKVIDYILHGKEDIKVIPNPTPDHWALSSGLPTYVAESGFICNIMNAAADETFEFQSEPLDNSGWTIKNVLSLPIVNKKEEIVGVATFYNRKDGKPFDEQDEQLMEALTQFLGWSVLNTDTYDKMNKLENRKDIAQDMVLYHVKCRDDEIQNILNTREVYDCEPRECEEDELLDILKKDLPPLIKKFEIYEFRFSDFNCTEMDLVRCGIQMYYEVGVVKKFQVPQEVLVRFMYSVSKGYRRITYHNWRHGFNVGQTMFTLLTTGMLKRYYTDLEVMAMITAGFLHDIDHRGTNNLYQVKSGNPLAKLHGSSILERHHLEFGKFLLADESLNIYQNLHRRQVDHVIHLMDIAIIATDLALYFKKRTMFQKIVDLSHTYEDEKKWVDFMSLETTRKEIVMAMMMTACDLSAITKPWEVQSKVALSVAAEFWEQGDLERTVLEQQPIPMMDRNKAAELPKLQCGFIDFVCTFVYKEFSRFHPQIQPMLDGILNNRKEWNAKKEEYEAKLKALEEEKAAKEAATASKAPANNPSGGGSGSKTCSVC; this is encoded by the exons ATGGGTGTGCAACAGGCAGATGTGGAAAAGTTCCTCCAAGGGAACCCAAGCTTTGCTAAGCAGTACTTTGCCAAGAAGATGGGCCCTGCCCCCATAGCGAAGGTGTCAGGACTCCCAGAAAAACAGATCGACTTCAGCCAGTTCCAGGAGCTGGGTCAG TTTGAAGAAAGCCAAATCATGTACGACCTGATCAAAGACATGCAGGAGAACATCAACATGGAAAAAGTGGTCTTCAAGATCCTGAAGAGGATCGGCGCACTCATCCACGCTGACCGGTGCAGCCTGTTCATGTACCGGCAGCGGAACGGCATCGGAGAGCTCGCCACAAGGCTCTTCAATGTcagcacagaggcagagctggacGACTGCGTGGTGCCGCCGGACTCTGAGATCGTCTATCCTATGGACTTGGGAATAGTCGGCCACGTGGCCCTGACCAAGAAGACTGTTAATGTGAAAGATGTTACAGAG aGCCAGCACTTCAGCTCATTCGTCGATGAACTCACAGATTACAACACCCGAAACGTTCTGGCGACGCCCATCCTCAATGGCAAAGACTTGGTGGCTGTGATCATGGCTCTAAATAAAACCACGGGACCACATTTCACTGCTGAGGATGAAGAT CTTTTCTTAAAGTATCTGAAAATTGCCTCTTTGAACTTGAAGATCTTCCACCTGAGTTACCTCCACAACTGTGAGACGCGTAAAGGACAG ctgctgctgtggtctgcCAACAAGGTATTTGAAGAGCTGACAGACATTGAGCGACAGTTTCACAAAGCCTTGTACACAGTCCGAGCCTACCTCAACTGTGACCGCTACTCTGTCGGTTTGCTAGACATGACAAAGGAGAAG GAGTTCTTTGATATTTGGCCAGTGTTGATGGGAGAGCAGGCACCGTACGCCGGCCCCGTCACTCCCGATGGCAGG GAAATCATTTTCTACAAAGTGATTGATTATATATTGCATGGCAAAGAAGACATCAAGGTCATACC CAACCCGACTCCAGATCATTGGGCCTTAAGTAGCGGCCTGCCCACCTATGTTGCAGAGAGTGGTTTT ATTTGTAACATTATGAACGCAGCTGCCGATGAGACGTTCGAGTTTCAG AGTGAGCCACTTGACAACAGTGGCTGGACCATTAAAAATGTTCTCTCGCTGCCGATCGTcaacaaaaaagaagagataGTGggtgtggccacgttttacaacAGGAAAGATGGAAAGCCGTTTGATGAGCAGGATGAGCAGCTCATGGAA GCTTTGACCCAGTTCCTGGGCTGGTCCGTTTTGAACACGGACACTTACGACAAGATGAACAAGCTGGAGAATCGGAAAGACATTGCACAAGACATGGTGCTGTACCACGTCAAATGTCGGGATGACGAGATTCAGAATATCCTG AACACCAGAGAGGTCTACGACTGTGAACCCAGAGAGTGTGAAGAGGACGAGCTCCTAGATATTCTG AAAAAAGATCTACCTCCACTGATCAAAAAGTTTGAGATCTATGAGTTCCGCTTTTCGGATTTTAACTGCACAGAGATGGACCTGGTGAGGTGCGGGATCCAGATGTACTATGAGGTCGGGGTGGTCAAGAAGTTCCAGGTCCCTCAAGAG GTGCTGGTTCGGTTCATGTACTCAGTCAGTAAAGGCTACAGAAGAATCACCTACCACAACTGGCGTCATGGCTTCAACGTGGGACAGACCATGTTCACACTCTTAACG ACGGGAATGCTGAAGCGGTACTACACTGACTTGGAGGTAATGGCCATGATAACTGCAGGCTTCCTCCACGATATTGATCACAGAGGGACCAACAACTTGTACCAAGTCAA ATCTGGCAACCCTCTGGCCAAGCTGCACGGCTCCTCCATCTTGGAACGACACCATTTGGAGTTTGGAAAGTTCCTCTTGGCTGACGAG TCACTAAATATCTACCAGAACCTTCACAGGCGACAGGTAGACCATGTGATTCATCTCATGGACATCGCCATCATTGCCACTGACCTGGCTCTTTATTTCAA GAAAAGAACCATGTTCCAGAAGATCGTGGACCTTTCACACACATATGAGGATGAAAAGAAGTGGGTCGACTTCATGTCTCTAGAAACAACCAGAAAAGAAATCGTCAT GGCTATGATGATGACCGCATGTGACTTGTCAGCTATCACCAAGCCTTGGGAGGTGCAGAGCAAG GTTGCCTTGTCCGTAGCAGCAGAGTTTTGGGAGCAGGGCgacctggagaggacagtaCTGGAACAGCAACCTATT CCCATGATGGACAGGAACAAGGCAGCGGAGCTTCCAAAGTTACAGTGTGGTTTCATTGACTTTGTCTGCACGTTTGTCTACAAG GAGTTTTCTCGCTTCCACCCTCAAATCCAGCCCATGCTGGATGGCATCCTGAATAACAGGAAGGAGTGGAATGCTAAAAAAGAGGAGTATGAGGCTAAGCTCAAAGCCTTAGAGGAAGAGAAGGCTGCTAAAGAGGCAGCTACAGCCAGTAAAG CTCCTGCAAACAACCCCAGTGGCGGAGGCTCAGGCTCCAAGACCTGCTCAGTGTGCTAA